In Nitrospirota bacterium, the DNA window TCTCACCAAGCAGGGGGTCCCATCGGAAGGGCGGATCATACAAATCACGGTGTAGTCAATAGTTCCACATAGCGGACCAGCAGTCCACTGTGCTATCCTAGTCCCCTCACAAGCATCCGCAGCACCCCAGAGCCACGCCTTATGACGACATACCGGACTGGGACCTGAAACGGCGGTGACCGGCCCCGGCCCTTCCGATCGCGTCCGACCGTCGTGGCTTGGCTACAAACCCGAGCCGACCGGAGCGGTGAGACGGGTGATTCGAGCCCTCGGTTTCTCAATCGATGGCCTCAAGGCGACGTGGAGGACCGAATGGGCCTTTCGCGTCGATCTGGTGGTGTTCGTCGCGTTTGCTCCACTCGCGCTGTGGCTGGGGCGCAGTGGCGTTGAGCGCGCGCTGCTCGTCGGCAGCTTATTTCTCGTTCTGATCGCCGAGTTGGTTAATTCGGGGATCGAAGCGGTGGTGGACCGCATCGGACCGGATCGCCACGAACTCTCCAAGAAAGCCAAAGACGTGGGGTCCGCCATTGTCTTGGTCGCGCTGGTCAACGCGGGACTCGTGTGGTTGCTGATCCTGGTTGAACGGTTTCTCTGATTCACCATCCCGGGGTCGATCCATCTCCCAGCCGCGACTCGCCTACCCGTCAGATCAACTCAACCCAAGGAGGGGACGATGCTGAAAGACTTCAGAGCCTTCGTGCTGCGTGGGAACGTCCTGGACATGGCGGTGGGAATCATCATCGGCGCGGCATTCGGGAAGATCGTATCGTCGCTCGTCAGCGACGTGCTGATGCCGCCGATCGGGTTGATCGTCGGGAAGGTCAATTTTTCTCACCTGTTCGTGAACCTCTCGGAGACCACGTATCCAACGCTCGAGGCCGCCAAGGCCGCAGGCGCTCCGACGCTGAACTACGGAATGTTCATCAACTCGGTGGTCGATTTCCTGATCGTCGCGGCGGTGATCTTTTTCTTGGTCAAACAGTTCGCCCGGTTGCAGCGACAAGAGGCTGGTCCGCCGCCCGCGCCGACGAATAAGACCTGTCCACACTGCATTTCGGCGGTGCCGATCAAGGCGACGCGCTGTCCGCAGTGCACCTCGGAACTGAAGGCGGCCTGAGCAACGGTTCAAGATGTTGGGAACTACGCGAGACGGTATGGCGCGAGGGCTGACTCCTCGCCGCCCAGGCGCCGAATGTCCTCCGGCCGGAAGGCGCCCTTTTCCGTGATGATCGCGGTGATCAATTCCGCGGGCGTGACGTCGAAGGCGGGGTTGTCGACCGCGACTCCCGCGGGCGCCACGGAAGCTTGCCCATTGACGTGCGTGACCTCGCGGGGATTCCGGGACTCGATGGGGATATCTGCGCCCGAGCGCAAGGACAGATCGAGCGTGGAGGTGGGCGCTGCCACGTAGAACGGCAAGCCGTGGTGGCGGGCGAGCACCGCCACGCCATAGGTGCCGATCTTGTTCGCGACGTCGCCGTTGGAGGCGATGCGATCCGCGCCCACGATGCACGCCCGGATGCGCCCCTGCCGCATCAGCGCTCCCGCCATGTTGTCGGTAATCAGCGTCACCGGGATGCCGTCCTGCATCAATTCCCACGCGGTCAGCCGCGCGCCCTGCAACACCGGCCGCGTTTCATCGGCCACGACCCGAATACGCTTGCCGCTGCTCCACGCGGCGCGGATCACCCCGAGGGCAGTGCCGTACCCGCCGGTGGCCAGCGCGCCGGCGTTGCAGTGGGTGAGGACCGTATCCCCATCGTGAATGAACCCGGCGCCGATCGCCCCCATGGTGCGGTTCATCGCGACATCTTCTTCAAGGATGCTTTGAGCTTCTTCGGTCAGGCGACGAACCAGGGCGCCGTGGTCCAAGTGCCGGTGGCTGGCCGCCACCCGCTTCATCCGGTCCAGAGCCCAGAACAGGTTGACGGCCGTGGGCCGGGTTGCGGCGAGTTCGTCGGCGATCTTCGCCAGGCCGCTCTGGATCTCGTCGGGCGAGCCGGGGGAGAGCGTCTTCACCCCCAGGGCCAGACCCATGGCCGCCGCGATTCCGATCGCGGGCGCGCCGCGGACCGCAAGGGTGCGGATCGCGTCCGCGACCTCCGCGTGGTCGTCGCACTCGATGTACACCGTCTCCTCCGGGAGACGGCGCTGATCGAGCAGGCGAACGCGGCCGCTGTGCCATGCCACGGTTACAAAGGGGGTGGTGGGTCCTTCGGATTGCATTGCTCCGGCCTCTCAACGATTGAAGGATTCTACGCCCCGAGTCGATGCACTGTCAAAACGCGCAGCGCGCCACGATGTGGCGCGCCGTGACGATGGCGCCGCAGGCCACTGCTCGCGTGGCAACGCAACGCGCAGCGCGCCACGATGTGGCGCGCCGTGACGATAGCGCCGCAGGCCACTGCTCGCGTGGCGCAGCAACGTGCAGCGCGCTGCCCGGTGGCGGCCATGACCATAGGCCGCGGGCCACTTCTCACGTGGCGAAGCAACGCCGACTTTCCGTTGACTTTTCGCGGGCCGACCTGGTACTTTAGCTCGATTCGGACAAGGACGTCCGTGTGGGGGGCGCGATGAAAGTCGGCGTTCCGCGTGAGATCATGGAGCACGAGTACCGGGTGGGGATGACGCCGGCGGGAGTTCGCGCGATCGCCCACCTTGGGGCTCAAGTGTTCGTGGAACGTGGGGCCGGGGAGGGAAGCGGGTTTTCCGATCGGGCCTACGAGGAGGCGGGAGCCATGCTGGTCGCCTCAACGGAAGCCGTGTACAAGATGTGCGACTTGATCGTGAAGGTCAAGGAGCCGCTCCCCAAAGAGTACCCGTGGATCCAGAAGGGGCAAACCCTCTTCACGTTTCTGCATCTGGCCGCTGATCGCGGGTTGACCGACGCGCTGTTGTCGGCGGGGGTCGTGGGGATCGCGTACGAGACGGTCACGCTGGCGGACGGCGTCCGGCCGCTCCTGCGGCCGATGAGCGATATCGCCGGACGCCTGGCAGTGCAGATCGGGGCGTCGTATCTCCAGAAGACCAACGGCGGCAGCGGGGTGTTGCTGTCCGGCATCCCCGGCGTGGAGCGCGGCCGGGTCACGATCCTGGGGGGCGGCGTGGTTGGGACCAGCGCGGCGAAGATGGCGGTTGGCATGGGCGCGCGGGTCACGGTGCTGGAGCAGGATCCCAATCGCCTGCGGTCGGTGGACGATTTGTTCGGAGGCCGCATTACGACGCTCGTCGCGAGCCCTGAGACCATTCACAACGCCGTGGTCCAGGCCGATCTTGTGATCGGAGCGGTGCTGGTTTCCGGGGGGAGGACGCCGCATTTGGTGTCGGCGCAAACCGTGGGGCAGATGCGAAAGGGATCGGTGATCGTCGACGTGTCGATCGACCAGGGTGGTTGCGTCGAAACCGCGCGGAAAACCACGCAGGCCGACCCGGTGTATACGGCGCACGGCGTGATCCATTACGGCGTCGCCAACTTGCCCGGGACCGTCCCGAGGACGTCGACGCAGGCGTTGACCGCGATGACTCTGCCGTACGTGATGAAGTTGGTGGAACGCGGCATTGAGCCGGCGCTGACCCAGGATCCGACCCTGGGCGCCGGGCTGAACGTGTATCACGGCCGGGTGGTGCATTCCGGCGTCGCTGAAGCCCACGGAATGCGGCTGGAGTCGTGGCACTAACCGAACGAGGACGGGGTGTGGCGCAGCCTGGTAGCGCACCAGCTTCGGGAGCTGGGTGTCGGAGGTTCAAATCCTCTCACCCCGATTTGCCCGTGACGAGATGAGCGACACCAAGGTCTACCAAGCCACTGTCCACGTCACCGGGCGGGTCCAGGGAGTCGGCTACCGGAACTTCGCCGCGGCGGAGGCGAATCGATTGGGCCTCAGCGGTCACGCCAAGAACCTCCGTGACGGGCGGGTCGAGGTGCGACTGGAGGGCTCCCGCGAAGTAATCGAAACGGTCATCGGACGGCTGCGGATCGGCCCCAGCGCGGCGCGCGTCGAGTCGGTCGATGTCAGGTGGCAGACGGGTTCGTCAGGGGCGAGAGGGTTCAGCGTTGCCTAATCCCAAATCTCGAAAGGCGGTTCTTCCCAAGCGGCCACGCAAAGCTAAAGACGTTACGCTCGACGACGAACCCGTCGAAGCGCCGGAGGCGGCGACCGACGAGACGTTTCCTCTCAAAGCCGAACTCGACGAAGACGACGGCGAGCGGAGCGGAAACGACGACGTCGAGTTCGAAGCCCATGAGACCGTTATTGAGAACGAGGCCGAGTCCGAGCCCAGCGGCGGCATGGACGCGGTCAAGAGTTACCTCAAGGAAATCCGCCGCTCCACGCTGCTCACCTTCGCCGACGAGCAACGCCTCGCCAAACTGATCGAGCAGGGTGACGCCAAAGCCCGCGAGCAGATGATCGAGTCCAATTTGCGGCTCGTCGTCAGCATCGGGAAACGCTACATCAACCGAGGCCTCCCGTTCTCCGATATCCTGGAAGAAGGGAACATCGGTCTGATCAAAGCGGTCGAGAAGTTCAACTATCGGCGCGGTTTCAAGTTTTCCACCTACGCGTCATGGTGGATCAGGCAGTCGATCGAGCGCGCCATCATCAACCAGAGCAAGTTGATTCGTCTGCCGGTCCACGTGGTCGAAAAAGTGAACCATTTCCTGCAGGCCGTGGATGCGCTCATGCAGGAGTACGATCGGGATCCCGACGCCAAGGAGATCTCCCGGCGCCTGCGGATTCCGGTCGATGAAGTCGTCCAACTCCAGCAGTTGATCCGCAAGACCTACTCGTTGGAGAGCCCGATCGGGACCGCGCAGGAGACGACGCTCAAAGACATCATCGAAGATACGTCTCAAGTGTCGCCGGCCACGACCGCGGAAGGGATCAGGCGACGCGAGGACATCATTCGGTGGATGAAGGTCCTGAAGCCCAACGAGCAGAAAGTGCTGGTCATGCGGTTCGGCCTCGACGGCGACGAACCCCACACCTTGGAAGAAATCGGCAAGGTCTTTGGTCTCACCCGAGAGCGGGTTCGCCAGATCGAGGCCGGTGCGCTCGCCAAGCTTCGCGGCGTGATCGGGAAAAAGAGCATCACGGCCGACGAAATCATTTAACCGTCCCCTCCCAGAGCGGTGCATGGACCTCAAGGCTAAAATTCGGGAAGTCCCGAACTTTCCCAAACCGGGCATCTTGTTTTACGATGTGACCACCCTGTTGCGTGATGCGCAGGCGTTTGCCCGCGTGATCAACAGGCTTTCGGAGTTTTACCGCGGGGAAGGCATTCAGAAGGTCGTCGGGATCGAATCGCGAGGGTTTATCCTGGGCGCTCCGCTGGCGCTGCAATTGGGCGTGGGGTTCGTCCCGGTTCGCAAGCCCGGCAAACTGCCGGCCGAGGTCTATGAAAAGACCTATGAGCTGGAATACGGGTCCAGTTCCTTGGCCATCCACCGGGACGCGATCGACCGCGGCGAGCGAGTCCTTGTCGTCGACGATCTCTTGGCCACTGGCGGTACCATGGCCGCCACGGTCCACCTGGTGGGCGAACTGGGCGGCGTGGTCGTTGGCGTCGCCGTCCTGATCGAGCTGGTGGAACTCCGTGGACGTGACAAGCTCAAAGACCAGCACGTCGTCTCCCTCCTCAGTTACTGAGGCATCATGTCGGCCCTGGGGTTGACCCGTCGCATCATTCGACCGGCGGCTTTCGTCTTCTGCCTGGCGTTTGCGCTCCCGGCAACGCACAGCTTCGGGGAGACCTTCCAGGTGCCAGGCGAAGACGCAAGAACAATTGGCCAAGCCATCACACTGGCTGAAAACAACGACGACTCGAGTAATGTCATCGAGGTGTCTACGGGAACCTACACGGAAAACCTGGTGATCTCAAAGTCGCTGACCATCCGAGGCGACGACGGGGCCAAAGTGTTTATCCAGGCGGCGTCCTCCAGCAACCCCTTGGTTGATATCGGCGGGGCCTCCACCACTGTCACCCTGGAGGGACTCATCCTGAGGACGGCGGGGACCGGGGTGCGGATCAATAACTCCGCCAACATAGTCCTCAGAAACCTTGTGATCACGTTTGCCTCAACCGCGATTCGCTGTGATGTCCAAACAACAACGGCTTCCGTCGACCATGTCACGTTTTTTCGGGTGACCAATGGCATTGATTGTCCGACGTCGACAATCCCTATCAGGAACAACATTTTCTCAATTGTATCGGGAATCGGCATTTCGTTCTTTACGGTGCCCGGAGCCACCCTGCCTCAGTTTAACCTCTTCGACCCGAGCGGAATCAGCGGCGAGCATGGAGAGAATGAGGTAGACACTGAGGGTGGTAGCACCGACCCGAGGTTCGTCGACAGCGACAACAACGACTTTCACCTCCAAGAAGGATCGCCTGCCATTGAGCCGTTCGATCCGGATATTGACCTGGGGGCTTATGGAGGGTTGACCTCACAGACGGACGTACCATTTCCGCCGGGGAAGCCCTCCGTCACCTGTGTCAGTTCTCCGGCGGCTGAATGCACGGTCTCGTGGACAAGGAATCTTGATTATCAGGTGCAGGGATATCTTGTGCTGTCATCCGCTCCGTCTGCTCCGAATCCTGATTACGCCGTGACCACGCCGGTCACCAATGCTGCCGGGCAATGCGCGGTCTCCTCGGACCCGCCTCCGGTGTGTTCAGTGGTGGTGGGCTCGTTGGTGGATACTGGAACGGCGCCTGCTGACCCCTCAGCACCCACCGCACGTTTTGGAGACTCGAAGGTGCAACTTGATTGGCCGGCCGTATCGGGAGCCACGAGGTATGAAGTATATGTGGCGACGACGCCAGGTTCCATTGTGCCTGGAACACCCAATTTCAACCCTTCAGAGCCCACCCAGACCGTCGAGAACCTCAGCAATGGCACACCGTATTACTTCGCCGTGCGTGCGGTGAACCAGCCGACATTTTATACGGCGGTCAGATCAGTGTACGGGGACGTGTCGGGCACGGTTACGGTGGGTGTGAGCGAGCTCTCAGAAGCCGCCGATCCGGTCGTGTACGGCACGCCCGCCTTCAGCGGTCTTTCCCCGGAGGTATCGAGTACTCCGCAGCCAGTGGTGGCGTTCCCACCGCTGGAAGACAAGGGCGGGTGTTTCATCGCCACGGCGGCGTACGGGTCGCCGTTGGCGCCCCAGGTGAACATCCTGCGGGCGTTCCGAGAACACTACCTCCGTCCCTATGCGTCGGGTCGTGTTGTGATCCGTTTGTATGAGACTTGGAGCCCGCCGTTCGCAGATGTGATTCGATCGTCGGAAGGCTTGCGCCTCGTGGTCAGGGTCCTGCTTTGGCCTCTTGTCGGCCTGGCTTGGATGGTGGT includes these proteins:
- a CDS encoding diacylglycerol kinase; protein product: MRRVIRALGFSIDGLKATWRTEWAFRVDLVVFVAFAPLALWLGRSGVERALLVGSLFLVLIAELVNSGIEAVVDRIGPDRHELSKKAKDVGSAIVLVALVNAGLVWLLILVERFL
- the mscL gene encoding large-conductance mechanosensitive channel protein MscL, which codes for MLKDFRAFVLRGNVLDMAVGIIIGAAFGKIVSSLVSDVLMPPIGLIVGKVNFSHLFVNLSETTYPTLEAAKAAGAPTLNYGMFINSVVDFLIVAAVIFFLVKQFARLQRQEAGPPPAPTNKTCPHCISAVPIKATRCPQCTSELKAA
- the mtnA gene encoding S-methyl-5-thioribose-1-phosphate isomerase: MQSEGPTTPFVTVAWHSGRVRLLDQRRLPEETVYIECDDHAEVADAIRTLAVRGAPAIGIAAAMGLALGVKTLSPGSPDEIQSGLAKIADELAATRPTAVNLFWALDRMKRVAASHRHLDHGALVRRLTEEAQSILEEDVAMNRTMGAIGAGFIHDGDTVLTHCNAGALATGGYGTALGVIRAAWSSGKRIRVVADETRPVLQGARLTAWELMQDGIPVTLITDNMAGALMRQGRIRACIVGADRIASNGDVANKIGTYGVAVLARHHGLPFYVAAPTSTLDLSLRSGADIPIESRNPREVTHVNGQASVAPAGVAVDNPAFDVTPAELITAIITEKGAFRPEDIRRLGGEESALAPYRLA
- the ald gene encoding alanine dehydrogenase gives rise to the protein MKVGVPREIMEHEYRVGMTPAGVRAIAHLGAQVFVERGAGEGSGFSDRAYEEAGAMLVASTEAVYKMCDLIVKVKEPLPKEYPWIQKGQTLFTFLHLAADRGLTDALLSAGVVGIAYETVTLADGVRPLLRPMSDIAGRLAVQIGASYLQKTNGGSGVLLSGIPGVERGRVTILGGGVVGTSAAKMAVGMGARVTVLEQDPNRLRSVDDLFGGRITTLVASPETIHNAVVQADLVIGAVLVSGGRTPHLVSAQTVGQMRKGSVIVDVSIDQGGCVETARKTTQADPVYTAHGVIHYGVANLPGTVPRTSTQALTAMTLPYVMKLVERGIEPALTQDPTLGAGLNVYHGRVVHSGVAEAHGMRLESWH
- a CDS encoding acylphosphatase, which encodes MSDTKVYQATVHVTGRVQGVGYRNFAAAEANRLGLSGHAKNLRDGRVEVRLEGSREVIETVIGRLRIGPSAARVESVDVRWQTGSSGARGFSVA
- a CDS encoding RNA polymerase sigma factor RpoD/SigA, which translates into the protein MPNPKSRKAVLPKRPRKAKDVTLDDEPVEAPEAATDETFPLKAELDEDDGERSGNDDVEFEAHETVIENEAESEPSGGMDAVKSYLKEIRRSTLLTFADEQRLAKLIEQGDAKAREQMIESNLRLVVSIGKRYINRGLPFSDILEEGNIGLIKAVEKFNYRRGFKFSTYASWWIRQSIERAIINQSKLIRLPVHVVEKVNHFLQAVDALMQEYDRDPDAKEISRRLRIPVDEVVQLQQLIRKTYSLESPIGTAQETTLKDIIEDTSQVSPATTAEGIRRREDIIRWMKVLKPNEQKVLVMRFGLDGDEPHTLEEIGKVFGLTRERVRQIEAGALAKLRGVIGKKSITADEII
- a CDS encoding adenine phosphoribosyltransferase, producing MDLKAKIREVPNFPKPGILFYDVTTLLRDAQAFARVINRLSEFYRGEGIQKVVGIESRGFILGAPLALQLGVGFVPVRKPGKLPAEVYEKTYELEYGSSSLAIHRDAIDRGERVLVVDDLLATGGTMAATVHLVGELGGVVVGVAVLIELVELRGRDKLKDQHVVSLLSY
- a CDS encoding fibronectin type III domain-containing protein; protein product: MSALGLTRRIIRPAAFVFCLAFALPATHSFGETFQVPGEDARTIGQAITLAENNDDSSNVIEVSTGTYTENLVISKSLTIRGDDGAKVFIQAASSSNPLVDIGGASTTVTLEGLILRTAGTGVRINNSANIVLRNLVITFASTAIRCDVQTTTASVDHVTFFRVTNGIDCPTSTIPIRNNIFSIVSGIGISFFTVPGATLPQFNLFDPSGISGEHGENEVDTEGGSTDPRFVDSDNNDFHLQEGSPAIEPFDPDIDLGAYGGLTSQTDVPFPPGKPSVTCVSSPAAECTVSWTRNLDYQVQGYLVLSSAPSAPNPDYAVTTPVTNAAGQCAVSSDPPPVCSVVVGSLVDTGTAPADPSAPTARFGDSKVQLDWPAVSGATRYEVYVATTPGSIVPGTPNFNPSEPTQTVENLSNGTPYYFAVRAVNQPTFYTAVRSVYGDVSGTVTVGVSELSEAADPVVYGTPAFSGLSPEVSSTPQPVVAFPPLEDKGGCFIATAAYGSPLAPQVNILRAFREHYLRPYASGRVVIRLYETWSPPFADVIRSSEGLRLVVRVLLWPLVGLAWMVVYGPWWLILLVVGLAAFSVRFVLVKLRGAASV